Proteins encoded by one window of Arabidopsis thaliana chromosome 2, partial sequence:
- the NGA1 gene encoding AP2/B3-like transcriptional factor family protein (NGATHA1 (NGA1); CONTAINS InterPro DOMAIN/s: Transcriptional factor B3 (InterPro:IPR003340); BEST Arabidopsis thaliana protein match is: AP2/B3-like transcriptional factor family protein (TAIR:AT3G61970.1); Has 1372 Blast hits to 1367 proteins in 72 species: Archae - 0; Bacteria - 0; Metazoa - 0; Fungi - 0; Plants - 1372; Viruses - 0; Other Eukaryotes - 0 (source: NCBI BLink).), whose protein sequence is MMTDLSLTRDEDEEEAKPLAEEEGAREVADREHMFDKVVTPSDVGKLNRLVIPKQHAERFFPLDSSSNEKGLLLNFEDLTGKSWRFRYSYWNSSQSYVMTKGWSRFVKDKKLDAGDIVSFQRCVGDSGRDSRLFIDWRRRPKVPDHPHFAAGAMFPRFYSFPSTNYSLYNHQQQRHHHSGGGYNYHQIPREFGYGYFVRSVDQRNNPAAAVADPLVIESVPVMMHGRANQELVGTAGKRLRLFGVDMECGESGMTNSTEEESSSSGGSLPRGGGGGASSSSFFQLRLGSSSEDDHFTKKGKSSLSFDLDQ, encoded by the coding sequence ATGATGACAGATTTATCTCTCACgagagatgaagatgaagaagaagcaaagcccttagcagaagaagaaggagcgCGTGAAGTAGCAGACAGAGAGCACATGTTCGACAAAGTTGTGACTCCAAGTGATGTCGGAAAACTAAACCGACTTGTGATCCCAAAGCAACACGCAGAGAGATTCTTCCCTTTAGATTCATCTTCAAACGAGAAAGGTTTGCTTTTAAACTTCGAAGATCTCACTGGCAAATCTTGGAGGTTCCGTTACTCTTACTGGAACAGTAGTCAAAGCTATGTCATGACTAAAGGTTGGAGCAGATTCGTTAAAGACAAAAAGCTTGACGCCGGAGATATTGTCTCTTTCCAAAGATGTGTCGGAGATTCAGGAAGAGATAGCCGTTTGTTTATTGATTGGAGGAGAAGACCTAAAGTCCCTGACCATCCTCATTTCGCCGCCGGAGCTATGTTCCCTAGGTTTTACAGCTTTCCTTCGACCAATTACAGTCTTTATAATCATCAGCAGCAACGTCATCATCACAGTGGTGGTGGTTATAATTATCATCAAATTCCGAGAGAATTTGGTTATGGTTACTTCGTTAGGTCAGTGGATCAGAGGAACAATCCTGCGGCTGCGGTGGCTGATCCGTTGGTGATTGAATCTGTGCCGGTGATGATGCACGGGAGAGCTAATCAGGAACTTGTTGGAACGGCCGGGAAGAGACTGAGGCTTTTTGGAGTTGATATGGAATGCGGCGAGAGCGGAATGACCAACAGTACGGAGGAGGAATCATCATCTTCCGGTGGAAGTTTGCCACgtggaggcggtggtggtgcttcatcttcctctttctttcaGCTGAGACTTGGAAGCAGCAGTGAAGATGATCACTTCACTAAGAAAGGAAAGTCTTCATTGTCTTTTGATTTGGATCaataa
- the PAP14 gene encoding purple acid phosphatase 14 (purple acid phosphatase 14 (PAP14); FUNCTIONS IN: protein serine/threonine phosphatase activity, acid phosphatase activity; LOCATED IN: endomembrane system; EXPRESSED IN: leaf whorl, sepal, flower; EXPRESSED DURING: petal differentiation and expansion stage; CONTAINS InterPro DOMAIN/s: Metallophosphoesterase (InterPro:IPR004843), Phosphoesterase At2g46880 (InterPro:IPR011230); BEST Arabidopsis thaliana protein match is: purple acid phosphatase 29 (TAIR:AT5G63140.1); Has 35333 Blast hits to 34131 proteins in 2444 species: Archae - 798; Bacteria - 22429; Metazoa - 974; Fungi - 991; Plants - 531; Viruses - 0; Other Eukaryotes - 9610 (source: NCBI BLink).), with product MEETRRRFVISSVLSVSLIYLCLSTCHVSAFDFGRRQLRFNTDGRFKILQVSDMHYGFGKETQCSDVSPAEFPYCSDLNTTSFLQRTIASEKPDLIVFSGDNVYGLCETSDVAKSMDMAFAPAIESGIPWVAILGNHDQESDMTRETMMKYIMKLPNSLSQVNPPDAWLYQIDGFGNYNLQIEGPFGSPLFFKSILNLYLLDGGSYTKLDGFGYKYDWVKTSQQNWYEHTSKWLEMEHKRWPFPQNSTAPGLVYLHIPMPEFALFNKSTEMTGVRQESTCSPPINSGFFTKLVERGEVKGVFSGHDHVNDFCAELHGINLCYAGGAGYHGYGQVGWARRVRVVEAQLEKTMYGRWGAVDTIKTWKRLDDKNHSLIDTQLLWTKNTTLEPNFGFSCSTIPQH from the exons ATGGAGGAAACTCGGAGGAGGTTTGTCATATCCTCTGTTCTAAGTGTTTCTTTGATCTACTTATGTCTTTCGACATGTCACGTTTCCGCCTTCGACTTCGGTAGAAGGCAGCTCCGGTTTAATACTGATGGTCGGTTCAAGATACTGCAAGTGTCAGATATGCACTACGGTTTTGGCAAAGAGACGCAATGCTCAGACGTTTCACCTGCAGAATTTCCTTACTGCTCCGATCTCAATACTACCTCCTTTTTACAGCGAACTATCGCTTCCGAGAAGCCCGATCTCATCGTCTTCTCTG GAGACAATGTATATGGATTGTGCGAGACAAGTGACGTGGCAAAATCGATGGACATGGCATTTGCTCCTGCGATCGAATCGGGGATTCCATGGGTGGCTATTTTGGGGAATCACGACCAAGAATCCGACATGACTAGAGAAACAATGATGAAATACATCATGAAACTCCCAAACTCGTTGTCTCAAGTAAACCCTCCCGATGCTTGGCTATACCAAATCGACGGTTTTGGTAATTACAATCTACAAATCGAGGGTCCTTTTGGCTCccctctcttcttcaaatccaTTCTCAATCTCTATCTACTAGACGGTGGATCTTACACGAAGCTTGATGGTTTTGGTTACAAATATGATTGGGTCAAAACCTCTCAACAGAATTGGTATGAACACACTTCTAAATGGCTTGAGATGGAACACAAGAGGTGGCCATTTCCACAGAATAGTACGGCACCAGGATTGGTTTACCTCCACATTCCGATGCCGGAATTTGCATTGTTCAACAAATCGACGGAGATGACTGGAGTAAGACAAGAATCTACTTGTTCTCCACCTATCAACTCTGGTTTCTTTACCAAACTTGTCGAAAGAGGTGAAGTCAAAGGTGTTTTCAGTGGTCACGACCACGTCAACGACTTCTGTGCCGAACTCCATGGGATCAACCTTTGTTACGCAGGCGGAGCCGG gtATCATGGGTACGGACAGGTTGGTTGGGCAAGGAGAGTAAGAGTAGTTGAGGCTCAGCTTGAGAAGACTATGTATGGACGTTGGGGAGCTGTTGATACAATCAAAACTTGGAAACGGCTCGATGATAAGAATCATTCTTTGATTGATACTCAACTTCTCTGGACCAAGAACACAA CTCTTGAGCCAAATTTTGGGTTTAGTTGCTCTACTATACCACAACACTGA
- the PAP14 gene encoding purple acid phosphatase 14 (purple acid phosphatase 14 (PAP14); FUNCTIONS IN: protein serine/threonine phosphatase activity, acid phosphatase activity; LOCATED IN: endomembrane system; EXPRESSED IN: leaf whorl, sepal, flower; EXPRESSED DURING: petal differentiation and expansion stage; CONTAINS InterPro DOMAIN/s: Metallophosphoesterase (InterPro:IPR004843), Phosphoesterase At2g46880 (InterPro:IPR011230); BEST Arabidopsis thaliana protein match is: purple acid phosphatase 29 (TAIR:AT5G63140.1); Has 35333 Blast hits to 34131 proteins in 2444 species: Archae - 798; Bacteria - 22429; Metazoa - 974; Fungi - 991; Plants - 531; Viruses - 0; Other Eukaryotes - 9610 (source: NCBI BLink).) produces the protein MEETRRRFVISSVLSVSLIYLCLSTCHVSAFDFGRRQLRFNTDGRFKILQVSDMHYGFGKETQCSDVSPAEFPYCSDLNTTSFLQRTIASEKPDLIVFSGDNVYGLCETSDVAKSMDMAFAPAIESGIPWVAILGNHDQESDMTRETMMKYIMKLPNSLSQVNPPDAWLYQIDGFGNYNLQIEGPFGSPLFFKSILNLYLLDGGSYTKLDGFGYKYDWVKTSQQNWYEHTSKWLEMEHKRWPFPQNSTAPGLVYLHIPMPEFALFNKSTEMTGVRQESTCSPPINSGFFTKLVERGEVKGVFSGHDHVNDFCAELHGINLCYAGGAG, from the exons ATGGAGGAAACTCGGAGGAGGTTTGTCATATCCTCTGTTCTAAGTGTTTCTTTGATCTACTTATGTCTTTCGACATGTCACGTTTCCGCCTTCGACTTCGGTAGAAGGCAGCTCCGGTTTAATACTGATGGTCGGTTCAAGATACTGCAAGTGTCAGATATGCACTACGGTTTTGGCAAAGAGACGCAATGCTCAGACGTTTCACCTGCAGAATTTCCTTACTGCTCCGATCTCAATACTACCTCCTTTTTACAGCGAACTATCGCTTCCGAGAAGCCCGATCTCATCGTCTTCTCTG GAGACAATGTATATGGATTGTGCGAGACAAGTGACGTGGCAAAATCGATGGACATGGCATTTGCTCCTGCGATCGAATCGGGGATTCCATGGGTGGCTATTTTGGGGAATCACGACCAAGAATCCGACATGACTAGAGAAACAATGATGAAATACATCATGAAACTCCCAAACTCGTTGTCTCAAGTAAACCCTCCCGATGCTTGGCTATACCAAATCGACGGTTTTGGTAATTACAATCTACAAATCGAGGGTCCTTTTGGCTCccctctcttcttcaaatccaTTCTCAATCTCTATCTACTAGACGGTGGATCTTACACGAAGCTTGATGGTTTTGGTTACAAATATGATTGGGTCAAAACCTCTCAACAGAATTGGTATGAACACACTTCTAAATGGCTTGAGATGGAACACAAGAGGTGGCCATTTCCACAGAATAGTACGGCACCAGGATTGGTTTACCTCCACATTCCGATGCCGGAATTTGCATTGTTCAACAAATCGACGGAGATGACTGGAGTAAGACAAGAATCTACTTGTTCTCCACCTATCAACTCTGGTTTCTTTACCAAACTTGTCGAAAGAGGTGAAGTCAAAGGTGTTTTCAGTGGTCACGACCACGTCAACGACTTCTGTGCCGAACTCCATGGGATCAACCTTTGTTACGCAGGCGGAGCCGGGTAA
- a CDS encoding 3-oxo-5-alpha-steroid 4-dehydrogenase (DUF1295) (FUNCTIONS IN: oxidoreductase activity, acting on the CH-CH group of donors; INVOLVED IN: lipid metabolic process; LOCATED IN: endomembrane system, integral to membrane, cytoplasm; CONTAINS InterPro DOMAIN/s: 3-oxo-5-alpha-steroid 4-dehydrogenase, C-terminal (InterPro:IPR001104), Protein of unknown function DUF1295 (InterPro:IPR010721); BEST Arabidopsis thaliana protein match is: Protein of unknown function (DUF1295) (TAIR:AT1G18180.1); Has 1895 Blast hits to 1895 proteins in 350 species: Archae - 2; Bacteria - 474; Metazoa - 74; Fungi - 141; Plants - 112; Viruses - 0; Other Eukaryotes - 1092 (source: NCBI BLink).), protein MNRNLRNAIVAFLAPLPSIVFYLTFLSNYSSSSDSELSSIQSWCLNHPLLLANLLFFLNVNVLFWVIGLLQSSHWMIDVYWTVIPVMLVHYFASHPLSQYNKLRSMIVITLTWIWSIRLTHNYFRRENWEWGAREDWRFNDLRKQYGKHWWWLSFFSVYVSQQIFLIGICLPLYVIHSIDEPLNIWDFISSAICLTGIVMAYFADTQLHEFVTGNQKLKEQGKPKIPNLDSGLWRYSRHPNYLGEQLWWWGLVIFAWNLGQGWTLIGALVNTLCLVYVTILVERRMVKQQYRAEAYRAYQKTTSVWIPWFKSHAAATKDKNT, encoded by the exons ATGAATCGGAATCTTAGAAACGCCATTGTCGCATTTCTTGCTCCACTTCCTTCTATCGTATTCTACCTCACCTTTCTCAGTAATTACTCTTCATCTTCCGATTCAGAGCTCTCTTCTATTCAATCATGGTGTTTGAATCATCCTCTTCTATTAGCaaaccttctcttcttcttaaacgTCAATGTGCTCTTCTGGGTCATCGGTTTACTCCAATCTAGCCACTGG ATGATCGATGTGTATTGGACAGTGATACCTGTAATGCTGGTTCATTACTTCGCTTCGCATCCATTGTCACAGTACAATAAGCTGAGATCCATGATTGTCATAACTCTGACATGGATTTGGAGCATTAGGTTGACTCATAACTACTTCCGGCGGGAAAATTGGGAATGGGGAGCTAGAGAAGACTGGAGGTTCAACGACTTACGGAAACAGTACGGGAAACACTGGTGGTggctctccttcttctctgtctACGTTTCTCAGCAG ATCTTCCTCATTGGGATATGTCTGCCTTTATATGTCATCCATTCCATTGATGAGCCACTAAACATCTGGGACTTCATTTCCTCGGCTATCTGTTTGACCGGAATCGTCATGGCGTACTTCGCAGACACACAGCTTCACGAGTTTGTAACCGGAAACCAAAAGCTCAAGGAGCAAGGAAAGCCCAAAATCCCCAATCTGGACTCGGGTTTGTGGCGTTACTCAAGACATCCTAATTACTTGGGAGAGCAATTGTGGTGGTGGGGATTGGTCATATTTGCTTGGAACCTTGGTCAAGGGTGGACTTTGATTGGTGCATTGGTCAATACTCTGTGTCTGGTCTATGTAACGATCCTTGTCGAGCGTCGGATGGTGAAACAACAATACAGAGCTGAAGCTTATAGAGCATATCAGAAGACAACTTCGGTGTGGATTCCATGGTTCAAATCTCATGCTGCTGCTACTAAAGACAAGAACACTTGA
- a CDS encoding transcription factor-like protein (CONTAINS InterPro DOMAIN/s: Basic helix-loop-helix, Nulp1-type (InterPro:IPR006994); Has 2929 Blast hits to 2464 proteins in 333 species: Archae - 2; Bacteria - 151; Metazoa - 913; Fungi - 372; Plants - 141; Viruses - 47; Other Eukaryotes - 1303 (source: NCBI BLink).), producing MSGRLLKKVLQEHEDSKLQKHHEEEEEEDEEESGARSSINPFDLLNDGDEDPEEIDDETIAEKKNEDADHQSSVADHVQPVSKNKSKKKKKKKNKESGSNVPKAEMTLDETLEALGLNANSKQDKVQETKPNADSSKKASSRFVLEIDSKYLNLENELRRTYGSKAMRSFESESGSQGGSSSRRGGRRGVHHITKTVLVSPKENWSRWDRSFSMEFLETKDGNNYFRYTHSSSYEQAQRAFQAAQAIHDLNGVASVLIHNPYHIESLITMADYFKFVGENDMAADSIGKCLYGLERAWHPMFTPFQGNCRLEFNHDENKLFFKTLFTHMRNMDRRGCHRSALEVCKLLLSLDTSNPVGALFCVDYFALRAEEYAWLEQFSEEYRNDNSLWLFPNFSYSLAIARVYLEKMEPTSSSEATPRDTSKQSSLDLMTQALKLHPTVLNKLVEKVPLKDQAWTKILKHSYFRSDESKIPSLDHLIKIYVERNYLIWRLPDVQKLLRSAADLVIESLEQDGTEAESWLCVRLEAFSSENNQYSHLSTHDFSDSMPTLPPDNLQNFVADPRMVGGEQMAEGGGRGQHQAPPPRPRDLANRSPLAVLIESILPWANFGDGEDEIAHDAHHQPDNNG from the exons ATGTCTGGGAGGTTGCTGAAGAAGGTTCTCCAGGAACATGAAGATTCGAAACTTCAGAAACatcacgaagaagaagaagaagaggacgaagaagaatcAGGAGCCCGTTCTTCGATTAATCCATTCGATCTCTTGAACGATGGTGATGAAGATCCTGAG GAGATTGATGATGAGACTAtagctgagaagaagaacgaagatGCGGATCATCAGTCAAGTGTCGCTGATCATGTGCAGCCGGTGTCAAAGAATAAgtcgaagaaaaagaaaaagaagaagaacaaagagagtGGCTCTAATGTGCCTAAAGCTGAAATGACTTTGGATGAAACTTTGGAAGCACTTGGTCTCAATGCTAACTCTAAGCAAGATAAGGTTCAGGAGACAAAACCAAATGCTGATTCTTCCAAAAAGGCTTCTTCACGATTTGTGTTGGAAATAGATTCCAAGTATCTGAATCTTGAGAACGAGTTGAGGAGAACGTATGGTTCAAAGGCTATGCGATCATTTGAGAGTGAGAGTGGCTCTCAAGGTGGTAGTAGCTCTAGACGAGGGGGAAGGCGTGGAGTCCATCATATCACAAAGACGGTTCTGGTATCTCCAAAAGAGAATTGGTCTCGATGGGATAGATCTTTCTCAATGGAGTTTCTAGAGACTAAAGATGGTAACAACTACTTCAG ATATACCCATTCATCCTCATATGAGCAGGCTCAGAGAGCATTTCAGGCTGCACAAGCTATCCATGATTTGAATGGTGTAGCAAGTGTCCTTATACACAATCCTTACCATATTGAGTCGCTCATAACTATGGCGGATTACTTTAAGTTTGTAGGTGAGAATGATATGGCTGCAGATTCCATTGGAAAATGCTTGTACGGTTTGGAGCGTGCGTGGCATCCTATGTTCACTCCGTTCCAGGGTAACTGCCGGTTGGAGTTTAACCACGATGAAAACAAGCTGTTCTTCAAGACGCTTTTCACTCACATGAGAAACATGGACAGGCGTGGCTGTCATAGGTCAGCGTTGGAGGTCTGCAAACTCTTGCTTTCCTTGGACACGAGTAATCCTGTGGGCGCTTTGTTTTGTGTGGACTACTTTGCTTTGAGAGCAGAGGAGTATGCGTGGCTGGAGCAATTCTCGGAGGAGTACCGAAATGATAACTCATTATGGCTCTTTCCGAATTTCTCTTATTCGCTTGCAATAGCACGAGTTTATCTTGAAAAGATGGAGCCTACCTCTTCCTCAGAAGCCACTCCCAGAGATACTTCGAAGCAAAGCTCTTTGGATCTCATGACGCAAGCTTTGAAGCTTCATCCAACAGTACTCAACAAACTAGTGGAAAAAGTACCTTTAAAAGATCAGGCATGGACAAAGATACTCAAGCATTCTTACTTCCGATCAGATGAATCAAAGATCCCGTCTTTAGATCACCtcatcaaaatatatgttgAGAGGAATTATCTTATATGGAGGCTTCCAGATGTACAGAAATTGCTTCGGAGCGCTGCTGATTTAGTCATTGAATCTCTGGAACAAGATGGAACCGAAGCTGAGAGCTGGCTTTGTGTAAGATTAGAAGCTTTCTCTTCTGAGAATAACCA GTACTCTCATTTATCAACCCATGATTTCTCTGATTCGATGCCAACTCTCCCACCAGACAATTTGCAGAACTTTGTGGCTGATCCAAGAATGGTGGGAGGAGAGCAAATGGCTGAAGGTGGCGGGAGAGGTCAACACCAAGCACCACCACCACGTCCACGTGATTTGGCAAATCGGAGTCCATTAGCTGTGTTGATTGAGTCAATACTTCCATGGGCTAATTTTGGAGATGGAGAGGATGAGATTGCACATGATGCTCACCACCAACCAGACAACAATGGCTAA
- a CDS encoding Plastid-lipid associated protein PAP / fibrillin family protein (Plastid-lipid associated protein PAP / fibrillin family protein; FUNCTIONS IN: structural molecule activity; INVOLVED IN: biological_process unknown; LOCATED IN: chloroplast, plastoglobule; EXPRESSED IN: 24 plant structures; EXPRESSED DURING: 15 growth stages; CONTAINS InterPro DOMAIN/s: Plastid lipid-associated protein/fibrillin (InterPro:IPR006843); BEST Arabidopsis thaliana protein match is: Plastid-lipid associated protein PAP / fibrillin family protein (TAIR:AT4G22240.1); Has 233 Blast hits to 231 proteins in 72 species: Archae - 0; Bacteria - 57; Metazoa - 0; Fungi - 0; Plants - 170; Viruses - 0; Other Eukaryotes - 6 (source: NCBI BLink).), producing the protein MDRIASATFSCPAISLSRVCRISPFGLNIKTNHRKRFSCRVAVASGETSARVVVDNELDLEHKKHDLLRAVQDTQRGLTATSDQRSIIEEALVTVEGFNGGEEIDPVKLDGTWRLQYTSAPDVVVLFEAASRLPFFQVGQVFQKFECRDRSDGGIIRNVVQWSLPSLLEEQEGATLVVTAKFDKVSSRNIYLQFEEISVRNININEQLQALIAPAILPRSFLSLQLLQFIRTFKAQIPVNATSPGRRSVGGLYYLSYLDNNMLLGRSVGGGGVFVFTKSQPLEL; encoded by the exons ATGGATCGAATTGCGTCTGCGACTTTCTCTTGCCCTGCGATTTCATTGTCCCGCGTCTGTAGAATCAGCCCTTTTGGCttaaacattaaaaccaaCCATAGAAAGAGATTCTCGTGTCGAGTAGCTGTAGCTTCTGGAGAGACTTCGGCCAGG GTCGTCGTCGACAATGAACTTGACTTAGAACACAAGAAACACGATCTACTGAGAGCTGTTCAAGACACTCAACGAGGACTCACTGCCACTTCTGATCAACGATCTATCATTGAGGAGGCTCTG GTGACTGTGGAAGGGTTTAATGGCGGTGAAGAAATTGATCCAGTGAAGTTAGATGGAACATGGAGGCTACAATATACATCTGCACCTGATGTTGTTGTTCTGTTTGAAGCTGCTTCAAGACTTCCCTTCTTTCAG GTAGGGCAGGTCTTTCAGAAGTTTGAGTGCAGAGATAGATCCGACGGTGGGATCATTCGGAATGTTGTTCAGTGGAGTCTTCCAAGCTTGTTGGAG GAGCAAGAAGGTGCAACACTTGTTGTTACCGCGAAATTTGATAAGGTCTCTAGTCGAAACATCTACCTTCAGTTTGAAGAG ATAAGTGTTAGAAACATTAACATCAATGAGCAGCTTCAAGCTCTTATCGCACCTGCAATACTTCCACGCTCATTTCTAAGCCTACAg CTTTTGCAGTTTATCCGTACTTTCAAAGCTCAGATTCCAGTAAACGCAACCAGCCCAGGAAG GAGATCTGTAGGTGGATTGTATTACCTATCGTATCTCGATAACAACATGCTTTTGGGACGGTCtgtaggaggaggaggagtaTTTGTCTTTACAAAATCTCAACCCCTCGAGCTGTGA